Within Defluviitalea raffinosedens, the genomic segment ATATGGAGGAAGCAATCGTTGTTTAACCAAAGAATATGTCGATGAAGTTTTATCCCATTTTGAAAAGGGAGACCTTATTGTTTTACAAAATGAAATCAATTGCCTTGACTATATCATCGACAAAGCTTATGAAAAAGAAATGACCATTGTATTAAATCCCTCACCTTTTGATGATGCTTTAAAAAGCTGTGATTTATCCAAAGTTTCAATATTCCTTCTTAATGAAATAGAAGGAGAGCAAATTACTGGGGGAAAGGATCCGGAAGAGATCTTAAGGACTTTGCAGGACAAGTTTCCAAAAGCCAAAATCGTTTTAACTTTAGGAAGCAATGGCTCTGTCTATCAAGACCGGGACTGCCAATACAGGCAGGGAATATTTAAAGTAAAAGCAGTGGATACAACTGCTGCAGGAGATACTTTTACCGGATATTTTATCGCTTCGATCCTTCAGGAAAAACCTGTACCGGAAGCACTGAAACTGGCTGCCAAGGCTTCAGCCATTGCAGTATCCAGAGAAGGAGCTGTACCTTCTATTCCAACCCTTGATGAAGTGATGACCTGTTCAATTTAAATAGAATAAAAAAAGCGGCTGCTGATCTGTAAACATCAACAGCCGTTTTCTATTGTATAGAAAATCCTTAAGGATTTCCTATACAATAAAAAGCCTTCCGGTATTTTCTTATTAAAATATAACCGCTTATTTCACATATTTTTTATAAATAGGATAACAGATGCTCTAATACTAATGTAAAGCCCATATAAGCGATATAGAGCCCAATAGATACCCATACCGGCCAGTTAAAGACTTTTTGCCCGGAAGTTTCTAAAGGTTCTATAACAGTTTCTTGCCCTTCATATACATCTTCCGACTCAATCAAGGTATATTGGCCAGAAACTTCCAAGGGTTCTCTTGTCGTCTCTGCCTTTAGATTCTTTTTTGAGTAAAGATTTCTTAAAGCATATATCAAAATACCTGCAACAGGAGTTATTAAAAGTGCAAACACGAAAACTGCAGCCAGACTGATCAGTTTTTCAGCGAATGTCGGTTCCTGTGTTAAAGCAGTAATATCTTCATTGGTGAACTTTGTGATGAAAATAAGAAACTTTTGCAGAAGGACTTGCGAGCCATTAATCGTAAAGTGAGCCACCATTGAAGGAATAATGGAGTTGGTCAGCCTTACCATATAGGCAAACAGGGCTCCTAAAGCAAAGGCGTATAAAAATTGCTGCAGGTTTAAATGAAGCATGCCGAAGAATAGTCCATTCAGGAGCATGGCTTTTTTTATGTCTATTTCATCATATCCGGAGAGAAGAATGCCTCTCATGGTTATTTCCTCACATATGGCAGGGGTTAGGGCAATCACCGCAATCAATAAAAGGGTGGGATAGGAGTCCAGCTCGCTGATTAAATTGGCCACATCGTTTGTGAAAAATAAACTGCTAAGAGCCGATAAAACCATCATAAAAGGCTGAACAAAAATAGCAATAAGAAAGGAAAACAAAACCGTAGGCCAGCCGGGCCAGTTTAGCCTGAGAGTCTTTTTAACAGGCGCTTTGGTTATAATAAAGTAAAAACAAGCAGGAATCAGCAACAGAAGAATTTGGCTTGCTACGAGTATTAAGGGCATTGGCACATTGAGAAAAGAAAATATTATGGACAGGCATAAGCCTCCAAATATTCCAACGATGATTAATATTCCGGCAAACAGATTAGATTTAAGGGTTTGATTCATTCTTACACCTCTTTTAAATATCTTTTAATAATCCTTTTTTCTTTAATCTTTTTTCTACCCATTTGTTAAACAGGGTACGAATCACTGCAAAGGTAGGAACGCCGATCAGCATACCCAATACGCCTAAGAGGGCACCTCCTACGATAATGGAGAAAATTACCCAAAAAGGGCTAAGGCCTGTGGAGTCCCCTAATATTTTTGGCCCCAAAATAATTCCGTCAAATTGCTGCAGAGCAAAGATAAATAAACTTACCCAGAGGGCATCTACGGGGCTTATTAAAAGGGTAATTAAAATAGCTGGAATGGCACCGATAAAAGGGCCAAAATAAGGAATCATATTCGTAATGCCAACGATGACTGAAAGTAATAAAGCATAGGGATTTTTTAAAAACAGCATGCCGATAAAACATAAAATACCTATAATCAATGAGTCAATGAATTTACCGACAAAAAACTTATTAAACATCATATGGCTTTCTTTTGCTATAGACAGTATTTTGTTTGCGGTTTGCATATTAAAGATAGCATAGATGGTTTCTTTTGATTTTTTGATAAATCCTTCTTTTTCATTTAATAGATAAAATCCGATCATAAGTCCCAGAAGAATATTGATGAAACCTGAGGTAATACCTAAAGCGCTATTTACAATATATGTTAAAAGCTGATTAAGTATTAAACTGGATTTTTGAATCAAAGGATCTATATTGCTGTCGATAATGGATTTTAAATCATAAGACGTAAGGGAACTGTAGCTGGCCAAAAGCTCATCGAGATTTCTTTCTAAATTGGCCAGACTGCCAGGAGCTTTTTGGAACAGGTCTACGATGCTATGATAGATTTGAGGGAGTACATAGATAAAGACAAGACTTAAAAAGCCGAATACAGTGACATATACGACTAAAATAGATAGGATCCGCCTGAGCCGGGAATACCCTTTACGCTTATCTAATTGCTGAAGCCAAAATTCTACCTTATTGATGGCGGGGCTTAAAATATATGCGATAAAAAAACCGTAAATAAATGGCATTAGTATATGGACAAGTTTTTCAAAAAAATAAGAGACGTATTTAACAATAATAGTTACATTCCCAACAATCTTTTCGAACAAAACAGTCATTGCCAAAACCAGAAAAGCGTGCAATCCTATTTTAAAATATTTGTCGTCCCAAGGCATTTTTTTCAAGTTGACCACTCCCCCATGAGTTGCTATTATAAATACAGTATCATAGGATAATTTTTTGGTCAATGGAACATTTTTTTAAAAATAGGTATTGCAAAATGTAATTATCCATGATATAATGTTTTTCGCTTGGTAAATTTGATGACAAGCATATGCGCTATTAGCTCAGTTGGTA encodes:
- a CDS encoding ribokinase → MKVLNFGSLNYDYVYSLDHILVPGETIASSKMEVFCGGKGLNQSIALARAGVSVFHAGMVGEDGETLLNMCKQNGVNTELIKVVPGKSGHTIIQVDKDGQNCILLYGGSNRCLTKEYVDEVLSHFEKGDLIVLQNEINCLDYIIDKAYEKEMTIVLNPSPFDDALKSCDLSKVSIFLLNEIEGEQITGGKDPEEILRTLQDKFPKAKIVLTLGSNGSVYQDRDCQYRQGIFKVKAVDTTAAGDTFTGYFIASILQEKPVPEALKLAAKASAIAVSREGAVPSIPTLDEVMTCSI
- a CDS encoding CPBP family intramembrane glutamic endopeptidase — encoded protein: MNQTLKSNLFAGILIIVGIFGGLCLSIIFSFLNVPMPLILVASQILLLLIPACFYFIITKAPVKKTLRLNWPGWPTVLFSFLIAIFVQPFMMVLSALSSLFFTNDVANLISELDSYPTLLLIAVIALTPAICEEITMRGILLSGYDEIDIKKAMLLNGLFFGMLHLNLQQFLYAFALGALFAYMVRLTNSIIPSMVAHFTINGSQVLLQKFLIFITKFTNEDITALTQEPTFAEKLISLAAVFVFALLITPVAGILIYALRNLYSKKNLKAETTREPLEVSGQYTLIESEDVYEGQETVIEPLETSGQKVFNWPVWVSIGLYIAYMGFTLVLEHLLSYL
- a CDS encoding AI-2E family transporter, which encodes MPWDDKYFKIGLHAFLVLAMTVLFEKIVGNVTIIVKYVSYFFEKLVHILMPFIYGFFIAYILSPAINKVEFWLQQLDKRKGYSRLRRILSILVVYVTVFGFLSLVFIYVLPQIYHSIVDLFQKAPGSLANLERNLDELLASYSSLTSYDLKSIIDSNIDPLIQKSSLILNQLLTYIVNSALGITSGFINILLGLMIGFYLLNEKEGFIKKSKETIYAIFNMQTANKILSIAKESHMMFNKFFVGKFIDSLIIGILCFIGMLFLKNPYALLLSVIVGITNMIPYFGPFIGAIPAILITLLISPVDALWVSLFIFALQQFDGIILGPKILGDSTGLSPFWVIFSIIVGGALLGVLGMLIGVPTFAVIRTLFNKWVEKRLKKKGLLKDI